Proteins co-encoded in one Runella slithyformis DSM 19594 genomic window:
- a CDS encoding GDCCVxC domain-containing (seleno)protein, with the protein MTAIILQSKITCPNCGHQKTEIMPTDACQFFYECEQCKTVLKPLNGDCCVYCSYGDMPCPPIQQNKTCC; encoded by the coding sequence ATGACAGCTATCATTTTGCAATCTAAAATTACTTGCCCAAACTGTGGTCATCAAAAAACAGAAATCATGCCCACAGATGCTTGCCAATTCTTTTACGAGTGTGAGCAATGCAAAACCGTTTTGAAGCCTCTGAATGGTGATTGCTGCGTGTATTGCAGTTATGGAGATATGCCCTGTCCGCCTATTCAACAAAACAAAACTTGTTGTTGA
- a CDS encoding 5-fold beta-flower protein has product MKTNQLFRIGAFIALLSIVSSFAFAQSDYKHPFSIGKDGKVVDSKGTSVGLVTKDQIIKDHDGHKIAFVDGEGNLIDAKTNKKMGRMGKDGKTYYNAQGQLLFTIKDNPDETCDIVDAKGKVIGNVHDSLKGVACAIHCFQNGMGKKADGSHMKH; this is encoded by the coding sequence ATGAAAACAAACCAATTATTCCGAATCGGGGCTTTTATCGCTCTCTTGTCTATTGTATCATCGTTTGCCTTTGCCCAATCTGATTACAAACATCCTTTTAGCATTGGCAAAGATGGTAAGGTGGTGGACAGCAAAGGTACAAGTGTAGGGCTGGTAACCAAAGACCAAATCATCAAAGACCATGACGGCCACAAAATTGCTTTCGTGGATGGTGAAGGTAATTTGATAGATGCCAAGACCAACAAAAAAATGGGCAGAATGGGCAAAGACGGCAAAACATACTACAACGCACAAGGCCAGCTACTATTCACGATAAAAGACAACCCTGATGAAACATGTGACATTGTAGATGCCAAGGGAAAAGTAATTGGAAACGTACACGATAGCTTAAAAGGTGTTGCCTGCGCTATCCACTGCTTCCAAAACGGTATGGGGAAGAAAGCCGATGGCAGCCACATGAAACACTAA
- a CDS encoding nuclear transport factor 2 family protein produces the protein MKKILLSLAVSLACMTSNAQITEVEAVKSVLNSYKKSLESLDTTGIPKLFIKNARVFEQAKDEGSIQNYLTHHLGPELQIFKTFSFSDYKVDVTVCNLRAFATETYLYTIVLAKDGSVIKSQGVATSILIKTSDGWRIELTHSSFRKLKQ, from the coding sequence ATGAAAAAAATACTACTCTCTCTTGCTGTTTCGTTAGCTTGTATGACCTCAAATGCCCAAATTACCGAAGTTGAGGCAGTAAAATCGGTATTGAATTCCTACAAAAAGTCTTTGGAAAGTTTAGATACAACCGGTATCCCGAAGCTTTTTATAAAAAATGCAAGGGTGTTTGAACAGGCAAAAGATGAAGGATCAATTCAAAATTATCTAACCCATCATTTAGGACCCGAATTGCAGATATTTAAAACCTTTTCTTTCAGCGACTATAAGGTGGATGTAACAGTGTGTAACCTCAGAGCATTCGCTACTGAAACCTACCTCTATACAATTGTTTTGGCAAAAGACGGTAGCGTGATAAAAAGTCAGGGCGTAGCCACTTCAATCCTCATAAAAACTTCTGATGGATGGAGAATTGAATTGACCCACTCATCATTCAGGAAACTCAAACAATAG
- a CDS encoding copper-translocating P-type ATPase yields the protein MEHQHHHSTNDKPENLTGHHEHSSNVGHKSNPKHGEMGHNHLAMIEDFKRRFYVSLGLTVPILVLSDMIQHWLGFELDFVGRKYLLLALSSVLFGYSGKPFLEGCMDELKSRHPGMMTLIAMAITIAFVYSVATVFGFQGMDFFWELATLIVIMLLGHWLEMRSVANASKALELLIQMIPAEAHVIHGEMIHDMPLKEIKQDFRILVRPGEKIPVDGTVLKGESYLNESMLTGESAPVLKQAGAKVIAGALNGNGSLEIKVEQTGEGTYLAKVIQMVQDAQNTKSNTQRLADRAAFWLTMVALVMGFGTLTAWLIMGQSWAYAVERMVTVMVISCPHALGLAIPLVVAISTSLAAKNGLLVRNRTAFENARKISMLIFDKTGTLTTGIFGVTRISSFLSNLTKNDLLALAAALEQNSEHPIATGIISEAKAQKVSIPNVEDFQAITGKGVSGKVNQKNVWVVSPGYLRENNLNIPEVAVADASETTVFVLIDNQLAGFISLADQIRESSAEAIQNLKKQGIKTFMLTGDNQKVAETVSQKLGMTGYMAEVLPHQKLEKIKEQQAKGEFVAMTGDGVNDAPALAQADIGIAIGSGTDVAAETADIILVNSDPKDVASLIEFGRSTHQKMIQNLIWATAYNAVTLPLATGFVPEVVISPAIGAVFMSLSTIIVAINAQTLRFK from the coding sequence ATGGAACACCAACATCATCACTCGACCAATGATAAGCCTGAAAACCTCACTGGTCATCACGAACATAGTAGTAACGTAGGGCATAAGAGTAATCCGAAACATGGCGAAATGGGGCATAATCATTTGGCCATGATTGAAGATTTTAAACGGCGTTTCTACGTGAGTTTAGGATTGACGGTTCCGATTTTGGTGCTGTCTGACATGATTCAACATTGGTTGGGCTTTGAATTAGATTTCGTGGGAAGAAAATACCTGCTTTTGGCACTCTCGTCGGTTTTGTTTGGGTATAGTGGAAAACCCTTTTTAGAAGGGTGTATGGATGAACTCAAAAGCCGCCATCCCGGCATGATGACCCTCATTGCCATGGCCATTACTATTGCTTTTGTGTATAGCGTCGCCACCGTTTTCGGCTTTCAGGGCATGGATTTCTTTTGGGAGCTGGCTACGCTGATTGTAATTATGTTGTTGGGACATTGGCTCGAAATGCGTTCCGTAGCAAATGCTTCCAAAGCTCTCGAACTTCTCATTCAAATGATTCCTGCCGAAGCCCACGTGATACACGGGGAAATGATACACGATATGCCTTTGAAAGAAATAAAACAAGACTTTCGAATTTTGGTACGCCCAGGCGAAAAGATTCCCGTGGACGGTACGGTTTTGAAAGGAGAAAGTTACCTCAACGAGTCCATGCTTACAGGCGAATCCGCCCCTGTCCTCAAACAAGCGGGAGCAAAAGTAATCGCAGGAGCATTAAACGGAAACGGTTCACTCGAAATAAAGGTAGAACAAACGGGCGAAGGAACTTACCTTGCTAAGGTGATCCAAATGGTGCAAGATGCCCAAAATACCAAGTCAAACACGCAAAGGCTGGCAGATCGTGCTGCCTTTTGGCTCACCATGGTTGCCTTAGTAATGGGTTTTGGTACGTTGACAGCATGGCTTATTATGGGGCAATCGTGGGCGTATGCCGTGGAGCGTATGGTAACGGTCATGGTCATTTCCTGCCCTCATGCTTTGGGTTTGGCAATTCCGCTGGTAGTAGCCATATCTACCTCCCTTGCGGCCAAAAATGGGTTATTGGTTCGTAACCGCACCGCCTTTGAAAATGCCCGAAAGATTTCAATGCTTATTTTTGATAAAACAGGAACGCTCACCACGGGTATTTTTGGAGTCACTCGTATAAGTAGTTTTCTGTCTAATCTTACCAAAAACGATCTTTTAGCGTTGGCAGCAGCGTTGGAACAAAACTCAGAGCATCCCATTGCTACGGGTATCATTTCCGAAGCCAAAGCCCAAAAAGTATCCATCCCAAATGTAGAGGATTTTCAAGCAATCACAGGAAAAGGTGTTTCGGGAAAAGTGAATCAAAAAAATGTATGGGTTGTAAGCCCAGGTTATTTGAGAGAAAACAACCTTAATATTCCGGAAGTGGCAGTCGCTGATGCTTCCGAAACGACCGTTTTTGTGTTGATTGACAACCAATTAGCTGGCTTTATTTCCCTTGCTGACCAAATCAGGGAATCATCCGCCGAGGCTATCCAAAACTTAAAAAAGCAAGGTATAAAAACGTTCATGCTGACAGGCGACAATCAAAAAGTAGCCGAAACCGTCAGCCAAAAATTAGGCATGACGGGCTATATGGCCGAAGTATTGCCTCATCAAAAGTTAGAAAAAATAAAGGAACAACAAGCCAAAGGGGAGTTTGTGGCCATGACAGGTGACGGGGTGAACGATGCTCCTGCCCTTGCCCAAGCTGACATAGGTATCGCCATTGGTTCGGGTACAGATGTGGCCGCCGAAACCGCCGACATCATTTTGGTAAACAGCGACCCAAAAGACGTAGCTTCTTTGATTGAATTTGGACGTTCCACACACCAAAAAATGATTCAAAACTTAATTTGGGCTACCGCTTACAATGCTGTCACGTTACCATTAGCCACAGGTTTCGTACCAGAAGTCGTTATTTCTCCCGCCATTGGTGCCGTATTTATGAGTTTGAGTACGATTATCGTGGCCATTAATGCGCAGACTTTGCGGTTTAAATAA
- a CDS encoding DUF3347 domain-containing protein has product MKNLIAISLISVILLSSCNNQTKEQKEVANETIAATTPETTTYEKASVKKFVAGYLDLKNALANDNAIDAESAANAMMATMSGLDESGFTANQKKVYDAVKEDARENVEHIAENAKDIDHQREHFEMLSGDIYDLVKAFGSEKPLYKDYCPMYNNKNGAFWLSETKEIKNPYMGKEMSSCGKVQEEIK; this is encoded by the coding sequence ATGAAAAACCTAATCGCAATTTCCTTAATCAGTGTGATTTTATTATCCTCTTGCAACAACCAAACGAAAGAACAAAAAGAAGTTGCTAATGAAACTATTGCAGCGACCACACCCGAAACCACAACATACGAAAAAGCATCTGTAAAAAAATTCGTTGCCGGCTATTTAGATTTAAAAAATGCGCTGGCAAACGACAATGCGATTGATGCTGAATCAGCCGCAAATGCAATGATGGCCACGATGAGCGGTTTAGATGAATCGGGATTTACGGCTAATCAAAAAAAAGTATATGATGCCGTAAAAGAAGATGCCAGAGAGAACGTCGAACACATTGCCGAAAATGCCAAAGATATAGACCACCAACGAGAACATTTTGAGATGTTGAGTGGGGATATATACGATTTGGTAAAGGCCTTCGGAAGCGAAAAGCCACTCTATAAGGACTATTGCCCCATGTACAATAACAAAAATGGGGCATTTTGGTTAAGCGAAACCAAAGAAATCAAAAATCCTTACATGGGTAAAGAGATGTCGTCTTGTGGGAAAGTACAAGAAGAAATAAAGTAG
- a CDS encoding DUF3347 domain-containing protein translates to MKKTIVFAFALLISGVTFAQHEGHNMAAMGVTPVLTAYFKVKNALVASDAKAAASEAKVLSAALKKAGKIVGADAQKSADAIAKASSIDTQRGLLGPLTAAVYAAAKTTKSDSPVYYDFCPMANDNKGGYWLSEKKEIANPYFGDAMLKCGKVKETL, encoded by the coding sequence ATGAAAAAAACAATCGTTTTCGCATTCGCTCTTTTGATTTCAGGCGTAACTTTTGCTCAACATGAAGGACACAATATGGCAGCAATGGGTGTTACTCCCGTACTGACGGCTTATTTTAAAGTCAAGAATGCTCTGGTAGCCTCTGATGCCAAAGCCGCTGCTTCCGAAGCCAAAGTACTATCGGCTGCTTTGAAGAAAGCGGGAAAGATAGTAGGGGCTGATGCACAAAAATCTGCTGATGCCATTGCCAAAGCGTCAAGCATTGATACCCAACGGGGACTATTAGGCCCCCTCACAGCGGCTGTCTATGCTGCTGCCAAAACTACCAAATCTGACAGTCCTGTTTACTATGATTTTTGCCCCATGGCAAACGACAACAAAGGCGGCTATTGGTTGAGTGAGAAAAAAGAAATCGCCAATCCGTACTTTGGCGATGCGATGCTCAAATGCGGCAAAGTTAAAGAAACGCTTTAA
- a CDS encoding DUF2911 domain-containing protein, translating to MKKPLILALLTASLSAHAQLNFPPASPEAHFTQQVGFARITVKYERPLARGRKIMGGLVPYNGELWRTGAGDCSTIKFSEDLTIGGQKVPAGNYSLFSIPAADEWTIVLNRDTTMHGTGGYDQAKDLVRFKAKPETTNRFYEAFTIEVQDIVKNNANLYLTWENTSVKIPIQTTTDEKIMADIKKKIVDEKGTRPMLLFQAANYYYENDKDINQALAWIQQTTAQEAKANFLLTQARIQMKAGKHSEAIESAKKSAEMARADKNEAAAKIAEAFIADMNKMHSGAMEHKH from the coding sequence ATGAAAAAACCACTTATTCTCGCACTTTTAACGGCAAGCCTTTCGGCGCATGCCCAATTAAACTTTCCCCCAGCCAGCCCCGAAGCCCACTTTACTCAACAAGTGGGGTTTGCTCGAATTACAGTTAAATACGAACGCCCTTTGGCTCGTGGACGCAAAATCATGGGCGGTTTAGTCCCCTATAACGGCGAACTCTGGCGAACAGGTGCAGGCGATTGTTCAACCATTAAATTTAGTGAAGACCTTACCATTGGTGGCCAAAAAGTACCCGCAGGAAACTATTCGCTTTTCTCAATCCCCGCTGCGGATGAATGGACGATTGTGCTGAATCGTGATACGACCATGCACGGTACAGGTGGGTACGACCAAGCAAAAGACTTGGTACGATTCAAGGCTAAACCCGAAACAACGAATCGTTTTTATGAAGCCTTTACCATTGAAGTTCAGGACATCGTTAAAAACAACGCCAATCTGTATTTGACTTGGGAAAATACTTCGGTGAAAATCCCGATTCAGACGACTACTGATGAGAAAATTATGGCCGATATCAAGAAGAAAATTGTAGATGAAAAAGGTACTCGTCCTATGCTCTTGTTTCAAGCAGCTAACTATTACTACGAAAACGACAAAGACATAAACCAAGCATTGGCATGGATTCAGCAAACCACGGCACAAGAAGCCAAAGCTAATTTTTTATTGACCCAAGCCCGAATCCAAATGAAAGCGGGCAAACACAGCGAGGCGATAGAATCAGCAAAAAAATCGGCAGAAATGGCTCGGGCTGATAAAAACGAAGCTGCTGCCAAAATCGCAGAGGCGTTTATTGCTGACATGAACAAAATGCACAGTGGAGCAATGGAGCATAAGCACTAA
- a CDS encoding PepSY domain-containing protein — protein MAKRKHYYVRKSHRYLGLFLGIQFLFWTLGGLYFSWSDLDDVHGDHQKVHIHPIGANVKLAPLSDVLQKLKIKDTVNFIFDTRLIQVLSEPVYQITYSKEHDRGKKIQLANAVSGELRPALSRTEATQVAQSSFTDEAKVKSVEYLTTTNGHHEYRKEPLPAYAITFDHPSNTTVYVSTKLGTVQKFRNNKWRVFDILWMLHTMDYQTRDHFGNWVLKSFSVLGLVTVFSGFWLFWLSRKKKIINPTPASKH, from the coding sequence ATGGCTAAACGTAAACACTACTACGTACGGAAATCTCACAGGTATTTAGGTCTATTCTTAGGAATTCAATTCTTATTTTGGACACTGGGCGGACTATATTTCAGTTGGTCAGATTTAGACGATGTCCATGGTGACCATCAAAAAGTTCATATCCATCCCATTGGGGCCAATGTTAAATTGGCTCCGCTGTCTGATGTTTTGCAAAAACTCAAAATAAAGGATACAGTCAATTTTATTTTCGATACCCGCTTGATTCAGGTTTTGAGCGAACCCGTCTATCAAATCACCTACTCCAAAGAACATGACCGAGGCAAAAAAATACAATTAGCCAATGCAGTTTCAGGCGAACTAAGACCTGCATTGAGCCGAACCGAAGCCACCCAAGTGGCTCAAAGCAGTTTTACTGATGAGGCAAAAGTAAAATCTGTGGAGTATCTGACCACCACCAATGGACATCACGAATACCGAAAAGAACCCTTACCCGCTTACGCCATTACTTTTGACCACCCCTCTAACACAACGGTCTATGTAAGCACCAAATTAGGCACTGTTCAGAAATTTAGAAACAACAAATGGCGGGTTTTCGATATTCTGTGGATGCTCCATACGATGGACTACCAAACCCGTGACCACTTTGGCAATTGGGTATTAAAATCCTTTTCTGTTTTAGGGCTTGTAACGGTTTTTTCGGGATTTTGGTTGTTTTGGTTAAGTCGTAAAAAGAAGATAATAAATCCTACCCCTGCGTCAAAACACTGA
- a CDS encoding class I SAM-dependent methyltransferase, translating into MSNTTYIPALRFNWLTKVYDPLIQWTMPEKQFKQDLIKEAGIETEYHVLDFGCGTATLSMMTKSKHPSAFVTGVDVDAEVLAIAQHKLRGFPHPIRLDQYDGMKLPYPDETFDRVISSLVFHHLTPIQKAKALQDIKRVLKFDGELYIADWGKAENSLMRGLFYGVQLLDGFKTTRDNVAGLMPSYLLEAGFLSVKVLKKYRTVFGTLELFRAKK; encoded by the coding sequence ATGAGCAACACCACCTACATCCCTGCCCTACGATTCAACTGGTTGACAAAAGTATATGACCCGTTGATTCAATGGACAATGCCCGAAAAGCAATTCAAACAAGACCTCATCAAAGAAGCGGGTATCGAAACCGAATACCACGTCCTTGACTTTGGCTGTGGAACGGCTACGCTTTCGATGATGACTAAATCGAAACACCCTTCGGCATTTGTTACGGGTGTGGATGTAGATGCAGAGGTGCTGGCAATTGCCCAGCATAAATTACGAGGTTTCCCACACCCTATTCGTCTTGATCAATACGACGGCATGAAACTACCTTATCCCGATGAGACATTTGACCGAGTGATTTCGAGTTTGGTGTTTCATCACCTCACCCCCATTCAGAAAGCAAAAGCTTTACAAGACATCAAACGGGTATTGAAATTCGATGGAGAGCTGTATATAGCAGATTGGGGTAAAGCCGAAAACAGTTTGATGCGGGGGCTATTTTACGGCGTACAATTGTTAGATGGTTTCAAAACCACCCGTGACAACGTAGCGGGTTTGATGCCTTCTTACCTACTCGAAGCTGGTTTTTTAAGTGTCAAAGTGTTAAAAAAATACCGAACTGTATTTGGAACGTTAGAATTATTTAGAGCTAAAAAATGA
- a CDS encoding DUF6660 family protein, which produces MRRLCGLNNSELSFYNSETLLHNILAYICRVKILAVILSMYLLVLSGLPCRDGEDCNALNNGKISSSKTNHTDHHSDTKSCSPFCTCCGSVISLGFHSPVSVPDNQTSFFTQKVKIAFYNDSFFSNFYGNIWQPPKI; this is translated from the coding sequence ATGCGCAGACTTTGCGGTTTAAATAATTCCGAATTATCATTTTACAATTCTGAAACCCTGTTGCACAATATTTTAGCTTACATTTGCCGTGTGAAAATTTTAGCTGTCATATTATCCATGTATCTACTTGTGCTGTCAGGTCTTCCTTGCAGAGATGGAGAAGACTGCAATGCACTGAATAATGGTAAAATATCATCTTCTAAAACCAATCACACTGACCATCACAGCGACACAAAATCTTGTTCTCCTTTCTGTACTTGTTGTGGCTCAGTCATTTCACTTGGTTTTCATTCTCCTGTATCAGTTCCTGACAATCAAACTTCTTTTTTTACCCAAAAAGTAAAAATCGCTTTCTACAACGATTCTTTCTTTTCCAATTTCTACGGAAATATCTGGCAACCGCCCAAAATCTAA
- a CDS encoding efflux RND transporter periplasmic adaptor subunit, with amino-acid sequence MKRRAFINTAGLMGLTVLWESCKPKSTEKVADNVFYTCSMDPQVMEKKPGTCPICKMALTKIVIDPNMKNQGLKLSDQQKQLANVQVETVALRPLGEEITLAAMLTENKDKLSTVTARIPGRIERLLVRNVGEFVRVGQPIYEIYSEELSASQRDFLIASQKQKVLKDTDINFKQLVEAAKNKLMLWGMTDAQIAELEKSEQPNNKLTVNSQYAGVVSEVLAEEGSYLSEGSTVLKLSDLSTLWAEAQLYVTELPFLNQTKEALVEIPYYADRIIKGRVNFVNPELMPSSKIVTIRVDIPNGKREYQTGMQAYITLKGKIKNTIAVPTNALIQDTNGVTVWLENADGAFESRMVSVGTTNKDYTEITEGLRAGEKVVVSGAYLLNSEYIFKKGSNPMEGHIM; translated from the coding sequence ATGAAAAGACGAGCATTTATCAATACCGCAGGTTTAATGGGTCTAACGGTACTTTGGGAATCTTGCAAGCCAAAAAGCACTGAAAAAGTAGCCGACAATGTGTTTTATACCTGCTCAATGGATCCACAGGTGATGGAAAAAAAGCCTGGTACCTGCCCGATTTGCAAGATGGCTTTGACCAAAATTGTCATTGACCCCAACATGAAAAATCAGGGCTTAAAACTAAGCGACCAGCAAAAACAACTGGCAAACGTACAGGTAGAAACGGTAGCCCTTCGGCCACTCGGTGAAGAAATTACGCTGGCGGCCATGCTCACCGAAAACAAAGACAAACTCTCCACCGTTACGGCTCGGATACCTGGACGCATTGAAAGGCTATTGGTACGCAACGTAGGCGAATTTGTGCGAGTGGGACAGCCTATTTATGAGATATACAGCGAAGAACTCTCGGCTTCGCAGCGGGATTTCTTGATTGCTTCGCAGAAACAAAAAGTGCTGAAAGATACAGACATCAATTTTAAACAGTTGGTCGAGGCTGCCAAGAATAAATTGATGCTCTGGGGAATGACCGATGCCCAAATTGCTGAATTAGAGAAGTCAGAACAACCCAACAACAAGCTGACCGTCAATAGTCAATACGCAGGTGTAGTGAGTGAAGTTCTTGCAGAGGAAGGTTCCTACCTGAGCGAAGGCAGTACAGTCTTGAAACTCTCTGACCTCAGTACACTTTGGGCAGAGGCACAATTGTACGTAACAGAATTGCCATTTCTCAATCAAACAAAGGAAGCTCTTGTAGAGATTCCGTACTATGCTGACCGCATCATTAAGGGGCGGGTTAATTTTGTCAATCCTGAGTTGATGCCTTCGAGTAAAATCGTCACAATTCGGGTGGACATTCCAAATGGCAAACGGGAGTATCAGACAGGAATGCAAGCCTACATCACCCTGAAAGGTAAAATAAAAAACACCATAGCTGTACCTACTAACGCTCTTATTCAGGACACCAACGGCGTTACGGTCTGGTTAGAAAACGCTGACGGTGCTTTTGAAAGCCGCATGGTGAGCGTCGGCACGACCAACAAAGACTATACTGAAATCACCGAAGGTTTGCGAGCAGGTGAAAAGGTTGTGGTGTCGGGAGCGTATTTGCTCAACAGCGAATACATTTTTAAAAAAGGCAGTAATCCCATGGAGGGGCATATCATGTAA
- the merTP gene encoding mercuric transport protein MerTP, whose protein sequence is MKTLLSLSNLSLLTALSSSLCCIMPILAIFAGTSGIVSTFSWVEPARPFFIGATLLILGFAWYQKLTPKKRASCDCEHDRKKPFWDSKSFLGIITVLSFLLLAFPSYSHLLFQSNKNQAFVSEKNKLKKVEFTISGMTCAGCEQHIKAELQKLKGVVVSEVSYINGSAKIQFDAKQVTVSQITQNIQATGYKVVKHKIIIK, encoded by the coding sequence ATGAAAACACTACTTTCTCTCTCAAATTTAAGCCTGCTTACGGCTTTGTCATCTTCTCTTTGTTGCATCATGCCAATACTGGCAATTTTTGCAGGTACAAGTGGAATAGTTTCAACTTTTTCTTGGGTTGAACCGGCAAGACCCTTTTTTATAGGTGCGACCTTATTGATTCTCGGCTTTGCTTGGTATCAAAAACTCACCCCAAAAAAAAGAGCTTCTTGCGATTGTGAACACGATAGAAAAAAACCTTTTTGGGATTCTAAATCATTTTTGGGTATAATAACTGTGCTATCTTTTTTGCTTTTGGCATTTCCCAGCTATTCGCATCTTCTTTTTCAAAGCAATAAAAATCAGGCGTTTGTAAGCGAAAAGAATAAGTTGAAAAAAGTTGAGTTTACCATTTCAGGAATGACGTGTGCAGGATGCGAGCAACACATCAAAGCGGAACTTCAAAAACTTAAAGGTGTAGTTGTTTCAGAAGTGTCTTATATAAATGGTAGTGCAAAGATACAGTTCGACGCTAAACAAGTAACTGTCAGCCAAATCACACAAAATATCCAAGCAACAGGTTACAAAGTAGTCAAACATAAAATTATAATAAAATGA
- a CDS encoding heme-binding domain-containing protein: MKTSKKIVAGLFIILVGIQFIRPDSNNDNRVMATDFIKTHKVPTQIGNILRRACYDCHSNNTEYPWYSSIQPLGWLLNKHIKEGKKKLNFSEFGTYSERKQVSKLKSMKNQIEQNKMPLPSYSMVHKKALLTSEEKNLIITYINNLTQ, from the coding sequence GTGAAGACTTCTAAGAAAATAGTAGCAGGGCTATTTATCATTTTGGTAGGAATACAGTTCATACGACCTGACTCCAATAATGATAATCGTGTCATGGCTACCGATTTTATTAAAACCCACAAAGTGCCAACTCAAATAGGTAATATTCTTAGAAGAGCTTGCTACGATTGCCACAGCAACAATACCGAATATCCGTGGTATTCATCCATCCAACCGCTGGGTTGGCTACTGAATAAGCACATCAAAGAGGGCAAAAAGAAATTGAATTTCAGTGAGTTTGGGACTTACTCTGAAAGAAAACAAGTCAGTAAGTTGAAGTCAATGAAGAACCAAATAGAGCAAAACAAAATGCCTCTACCATCTTATAGTATGGTTCATAAAAAAGCCCTACTTACCTCAGAAGAAAAAAATCTAATCATCACTTATATAAACAACTTGACCCAATGA